aggacacaagatagccaattcgttcgatctctttgtgtatgcctcaatttcagaccccatcatcttcagattgaaaaattccacctctagcttgtggatatcgtcacgactacagtactcttctttgatcagttctttgaagtcgttccatggggtggcattagcaaccgccagccctagcagttgaacctgtgctttccaacaggttaacgcagcaccttcaagtgctccagtagcaaatttcaccctacaatcttcagggcattcacacatctcaaaaacagactcaagtTTCTCGAACCAGTGAAAAAGACCTACAACTCCTTCTGTGTCGCtgaagtactaggtcggcaatccatgaacgttttgaacgtgcacacaggaggttgtgcaggttgacctcctgctggagctgctgcgagtgccttagcaactcgttcattgatcaaagccgtcaactgagCTTAGGTTGATACatcctccgcgtccgttcatgatcttcacaacgaagcaacgtaagtgagaaaagtgtcacGAAAGTGCGTAAGCGTgggatgacagaagagagtaaccacacaaggttcaaatagcagttatcacgttaactaatgcactctgtgaactatctaaccgacaatataaacatgattcataccacctattgtgtcgagtcttgcacgtggagtgaagcgtcgttgtggatcgttgagcattgtacaggttatagtctggttttatcgaaaagcttttccccttttaaaaccaagttcactataaccaatggctctgataccaatctgtcacacccccaaaatccatcatgcggagtatcaccgcttggaggcgtgacatgaccaggatcaagccaccaatcatattgaacaacgtaattaagtaaataaaaccaaccacaatacaattggtgaccaaaataAAGTAACTGACTTtggtttacagcggaagcataaaaacgtaagtccaaaacataagttccattgttcataagtttaaagtccaatacgtgagtttaataagttcataaggattaaataTTAAGCACGAGACATAACAGTCcttatcccacaacgaccacctcctcGTGTAAGCTCCgtaagcatctagcgacctgtaaggcatgtaacaacgagtcaacaacaaagttgagtgagttcacggttgattgtttagttttaagttgtttctgaaaacatgGTATGTCTTTCGTTGGCTTATTTGTCGTAGGGGTTACCCCAAtgttgaaagtatgattaaccagttctttctttattacccaaaccatatccataatcagtgggggcttccccatgtaaaccactagaccgtatcatatcgactactaacgaaaataagttgtgccctacatcagtgtctatcatcactgacagtttgccatagtccattagtacatgtccgtccgactggcacggtgtgaggtttgttaaacctaataccGCTATTAACAAATGACctgctcgccatcggcctcggcgattaagtcgatataaaatgagggacttaatgatagagttttgtctagtaagttttaaggttgttgtcctacccaaggaggacgaacgtacgtattctacccaaggagaatacgcaggattaaaattggcatcctacctatggaggatgggcgtacatatcctacccaaggaggatatgtagattccgttttaaattctttaacccattcccaaccaccgggaatcccatgccttagaaagtgtgtgaactcaccttggtttgctcggttagattagttactctaataatcagaaatcaagcaAGTCCTAATAaagtacagataacaatcaatttCTTGTGCATGCATAACatgtatcctacgtacggtttatctactcattacttctatcacataccacacaTACCACACAATACCAATGTCAaggtactttgttaagttatattgtTTTACcctaatataactatctcacagaataaacaagtatccacacaagtgttctagtataaatatatattctaaatatatatatatatatatttaaccattttacttgtaaaatcAACCttcgatactttgtattttttgtaacaaaactcatggcgaagtttattttgaaaagcAAGGTTACAACGTATAtgtgaacacttgttagaaaaataatcTCTAaatgttggaatttttagaaaatataatatacatatccaaaggacttcttaaggtcATTAAAATTTCCTTAAAACACCCTTAAAACATGATGTACAAGTCCTTTAAGCATAAGAAAACATCACTTTCCAGTTATACCCTCCTACTAAAAAAACACGGGATACCATTAGGGTTTCACCTTCATTCATTCatttcaaaacatttcaaaatcgCCGCTTTctgctcctctctctctctctctggcgaTTCATCTGGATCTAGGATTTGTCTCCATGGCGAGTATCAGCATATTTCGTCTCCGATCAAACCTAAAATTCCAAATCCAATACGAAACCCTAAATCTTCACTACAATCTCACTACTAATGGCGAGATACGATAGAGTTATCACGCTGTTTCATTTTTTGCTCCTTATTTTGAGTTACAAGTGTTAATGAACTTGATAACTTGTGCAGATCTATGCTGAACAGGTTGGAAATTTTCACTTTAAGCTTGTTAGGTTTTTACATTCACTCAAATGCTGAACAGATTTGAACCGCTATTaacttttgtatttttttttctacttttgTTAAATGTTAATTGTAGGATGTGGATCTTGAAATCCTATGGGATAGAGCTAATGATGCCATTTCTGGTGTTTTCTTGTAGCCTTGTATTAAGGTACCTTCATAGTTCATTTTTTTCttgctttttattttattttttattttagtttatgaAAACTGTAATAAATTGATTAGATTCAAATGGGTATTTTCAAGTTGGGTCAGTTTGTTGTTTCCAAGAAACAGAATCTTGGATGCAGTTCATTATTTTCCGTTGTTATCTGAAGTTCATAAGACTTTCCTAGATTCAAATGGgtatttttcaatttgaagaaaCAGAATATCAATATAGTTCAATTGGTCACTTGGTTTAAACAGAATCTTGGATGAAGTTTTGACCTTCACAGCTGGAGCTCGAAGTTAAACGAGCCTAAGAGTGAGCCAACGATGGCTCGGCTCGGTTACAAAATGAGCCGGCTCGGCTGAGTTCGTTTAAATCGAGTTTTTTAGCTAGCTTTTTCGACTGAGCTATGAGACACGAGCTTTTTAAACAACCACTTATTTCTCAGTTTGGCTCATTTTGTGACTCGGATTTCCAAGAAAAATTGAATCTTGGATGAAGTTTTGATCTTCAAAAGTCATCAGAATCCTTACTTTTTTCTGTTTATTCGTTTGTTTATCTACTTATGATTATGATTTCATCATCTAAAATTCATAAAATTGTCATAGATTCAAATGCGTATTTCTCAATTTGGCTGAATTTATCAGTCGGGAAGTACTTTTAAGTGTTTTAAATCTCTAAAAATAGGAAGGACCGAAGGATGCTCTGTATATGTATTTTTTGCtgcaatttatttatttttttaaacacaaATGTGACAGGTGTGCAATGGGAAATTGCTATAGCATGCAGAAAGACCATGAAACTGCGCTAAAAAACTTCCAATGTATCAAAAAGCAAATATTCTTGCGAGTATGGAGGATTATGATGGTGCTTTGGTTGTTCTAGAAGAACATAAAGAATACGCTCCTCAAGAAAGCAGCGTTTATGCATTGATGGGAAAGATATATAAAAAACGCCTTATATACGACATGGCCATGCTTCATTTTGGTCGAGCTTTGGATTTGAAGCCTTCTGCAACCGATGTTGCTACTATCAAGGTCAAATTCTCTTCTCTCAAAGATGTAACTGACTAACTGTATATTAGATAAAGTGATTTAGGAGGTTCTACTATATTTTATATTTCTCATAGGCTGCCATTGAGAAATTACATGTACCTGATGAATTAGAAGATAACTTCAAGTGCTATTGACAGAAGTGAGTTTGATTCTCTTCTAAAGCTATATATAGAAGCCGATGCAGTTCAAGAGAAAGCAAGAACTCTGAGTAagcattttttttatttgattttatttATACTCGTTTTTTCCACTGATCTGGACGATTGACCTACTACAGGTTATATAGCGTCTTCTCCGGACCCAGATGTAGTCAAAGAGGCGTTAGACCTCATCTTAAATGATGAGGTATTTCTCTTAATTACCTCTTTAAACATCATGCTTATGTCAGCAAAAAAGTATGTAACCCTGTTTAATATCCATTCacacagaatcgagaacaagacaCGGTATATGTAACTGCACGGATGAGCTTGGAAGGCCGTGAAACAGCATGGATATGGCTAAAACCGTAAAATCATACATAAATTAAAATTTTTCTGATACATGTATTCTGTAATTAGTGTTAAAACTGCCTTAATGGCTATCAATTTAGAAAAGAGAGTGTATATATGATTGTAGTTTTTTTTCCCCATGTTTAGTTTTTGATTATATGCTGAACAGTAAATACTTTTCTGGTTTGTATTCTCTTTTCAGGAGAACTGGGATGTGATTGTAAAGCGGTGGGGTCAAGGGATGGTGTTCCATCGTTTCAATAGAGATATAGTGACACCGGTTAGTAGTCTTGATCCTTATAAACTGATGTAGTAGAGGTTGCACTTTTAACGCATTTATACAAGAGTGTTGTACCCAACcctgcttattttgacccgttagtcGACCTATACACGGCTACATGAAATATGCATCTGATGAAATTATTTGAAACACAATTTCAGTTTAGCAGCGATGAGATGGCAGAACAGGTGGAAGAGTTTTTTAGCAACCGAGTAACTCCTTTGTTTGTTAGGATCTTGAAACAAAGCATAGAAAAAATCCAAATCAAAGCCAGATGGATTGATAAAATTAGGCAGGAGGAATCTCTTATACCTAGGTTGACCAGAGGATTGACCAGAACTCCAGTGGAAACATAATAACAAGACCCAAACCATTGGATCCTTGTCATGCTTTTGTTCTGTATTAAACACACCCCTATACATGTGTgtgtatgatgtatgtatattttgTATCCATAACGCTTTTTGAGTCCCCTGTTAACAATAACATCACCTAAAAGCTCAACATAGACGTATGTAATGTAACATAATCGATAAACGCTATTTTCTAGACATGCATTCATATATTCGTTTTATATTTGTAAAATGTAAAATATCATAATATTTAATAACAATTCCGGAAAAGATGGACTGTTTGCTGCTAGAATCAACAAAACAAATACGATAGCAATCGGTTCGTTAACggttataaaattaaaactttaaataaaaaACTGATAGATCTAACGTTCTCTTGTGATACATACACATCACACAAGAAATTGATTAAGGCAAACTAAATGAGAATCAAGATACAGATACGTCACTTGATTCTAATCTAGGCTCCAAGAACACTATTCAAGTTGAACTAGCATGGAAGAATTAATTGCTCTCAATATATCACGAACAAGAAAACAaacttaagtactatacaatatatcacgagacGACTGATAAGCTAACGGTaacgagtatcctattgtaaatccccacccccacccccccaaaacctaaaaaaaacctaacacaccccccacccccccggcaaagaaaaaaaaactatacctcaccaaaaaaacccccaccccctcaaaaacctaaaaaaagtCTTGCGTCGGATTGTTACGATTCTGATGGACGAGTATGTGTTTCTGAGTTCCCTTTGTGTAGATCTAACGCTTTTACGTACATCGATGTGTGATAGTGAAATTTAATCGTGGATTTTGTTTTCCGTTGCAtcgcgaatttggttttggttatggctcaaaaccgaactacctcgtacatagccctaaactcaccaacctaagtaatatgtttcccgccgcatcgcgcgggtaaacgactagtatatatatatatatatatatatatatatatatatatatatatatatatatatatatatatatatatatatatatatatatatatatatatatttaaccattttacttgtaaaatcAACCttcgatactttgtattttttgtaacaaaactcatggcgaagtttattttgaaaagcAAGGTTACAACGTATAtgtgaacacttgttagaaaaataatctctaagtgttggaatttttagaaaatttcgctagagtttcctttgtaaatggaggtgtccatgctaataagcatatcattttcttttccgaaaacaatcaacaatcaatccttGAACAATTTTACATCATCAAGAGCAAAAATGTATGAGTTACacactaatcatgaacttgatatatttcgaaaacgcgtagtaacttggtaaagcttttagtggacttagttaccttccGAATGAAGCGTATTTATTTCttcaaaaatcattttcttgaaagtatttagtgtttacaacttgtaaacaatttttacaaaaattaacccctttgaactcttcttgtaaataaaatattctcatacttgtcttatttctaaaaataGTGTAAGTGTTTATAATAGTCATGATTTTCCAAAAACCGCTTCTCTAACTTGGTTTCTTTACAAAAATCTTTTGTAACTCTTGGATTTACAAAATTATCATCTCACTTGTTTAATTATATTTcatgaaaaatcatttttaccAAGTTAACATCTAGCTAGAAGGTGGTCATTTTATGTAGCACATAACCACTTTctaatcttgttaaatcatatttctaaatattatttaacaagatccatatggtgattaacatcacacaaccaagaatcatcataaaattaataatatattCATAACAACATCCTACTAGTAACATTTCATCTTCATGTAACTTTTATGTTCAAATTTCTTTTAGTTCTTGTTCTTAGTGTTCTTGATATTCATCATACTACATCTTTTAGCTACACAAAAAGAGAAGTAACAAGGGTTAACCAAGgaacttacaactagctcaaaggATAGGGAAGAATCtctagtgaaaagatgatgaaaatggTGTGAGAAAGCAAGTGAAAGAGCTCCTTGACGGCCTACAACTTCAAGCTCCTTAGATCCTCCTTCTAGCACTTGAATGAAGCTCAAAAATGGAAGAATGtggtggtgatatggtggtggtggtggcggttatagtgaggccgagagggagagagaggagaGTGAGGGAGTGGTGTGATCTAGTGAAAGATATGAGATGATATGAATGATCTCTTTGCCATACTTATAAGGATTTGCACAATATTATGTTCGCACAATCAAGTAAGGTCCATTAAAATATTAGAATGAATCTTAGAAAGCATGGTGCATGGAATGGTGGTGATGGCTGATTAGgtgtatgtcacaccccggccgcgtataacatgcaaccgcggcggaaacgccggggagtgttgagacagaattaattgtttcataaccatggaaatcaaagttacattttatttattaaacaagcgtaatacattgtcttaaacaggaaaacaaagagttcgtgacataattaaactagtctatcttcatttttagtctctaaggcacaggtccgccctagtgtcatggtcatcatcctatggaacagcttctgaaaacacatgtgaaagtaggtacgtcagcataaaaatgcctgtgagatacataggttttgtgaaagtgggattcatgacttgagtttaaagaaacgtttaataacagtcagtcatgaaccatgtaatttgttttgttttgtatgaaaaacgataagatcagatgatatgtataaataagagaataatgtaaggttataTGAATAACCTAgaaaaaaatgagtttgtataagataagttgctTGTAAAAAATAATGTCTTATGAAGAACATGTTATTTGTGTAAGACGtgatatgtctaaactgaaatgatttagataacgctatgatatgtaatattatacaagcatttatatataggaagtaccagcggcgtatccaccatgtttgtatcatattacatacgccacgttactcaaaccatttacccaaaccaaccattATGTAagatgttcatgtataaatcaattgtcaagtgttattgtgcaAACCATATCGAaagtttatgttcaatgtaaaccaccaaatatgtatatcaatgtcaaaatgtttatgtttaatgtagatcatgtaatgtgtacccaaaatatatcatgtatggtaagcgaaatgtatcaactaaaccatgtgtaaaatgcacaaaaacaaggtattgaagtaaaacatggtttaaatcaacgttatgttttgtggaacaaatgcatgctatactgatacaaacatttatgcggtattgtgaaatatgcatacatccaagccttgagactgtggcgataaacccttaaacaaattaaaggttatctaagttatgtatatcgaattcggtcattcctttcatccaaaccaacctaggatgtccggaacgggagttgtcaattcctatggtaccactacctactaacgaatggcgtgatcaatgttaatgaatgtattgttccatgttaaacaaaccaaatgtcataccaaaatgtaggtatgtgatgaataattgtactaagtacgcacacaatgggcatacatagcataaaagtcatgtaaatcaatgtactagcatgctcagacaacatacatagcagaaatgtaatgtaaaacaatgtactaagtacgcacacaatgggcatacatagcatgaagtgtaatgtaaaacaatgtactaagtacgcacacaatgagcatacatgtcacaccccgaccacgtagaacatacaaaacgtggcggaaacgtcggggagtgttgggacagaatcattgtttcataacacatggaaatttaaatattgttttattgattaaatgaactcgttgttctattacaatcacataagtacaactatgatcttccaagttttaaagttgctaaggcacgagtccatcctaaatgtagcatgcatcaacaatcatctcaagacagcacctgaaacatgtgtaaaaataggtacgtcagcataaaaatgcctgtgagatacataggttttgtgaaaacggagttcatgacttatgtttgagaaaatgtttagtcatgaactttgtaaatttgctttgtcttgtaaatcatttgaaaaacgataggatcagatgatatgtataaataagagaataatgtatggttaactgaataaccatgtaaaatgagtttgtataagttaagttgtttgaaaagcaatgttttaataaaacgtttatggtatatataaaatataccttggttttaagaaagttgaataagtaatatattaaaatatatttcagttccaatattgttaacccatgtgtactaaataacgccacggtatgtaattcaatgaaaacacttatatataagaagtaccagcggcgtatctaccatgttttcatcacattacactcgttccgttatctaaacactaaccaaaaccaaatcgtttgatagatagtatattaaatatactttagttgttcaaaataatagttttcagtagtatattacaagtataccttggatttataaataacacattaaaccatgttttagttttgtaactaacatatcagtatatgctttggatgtgataaataacatattaaactatgttttagttatgtaagtaacatatcacaatatgctttggatgattacaaaatatatgttggttctgtacaataccacacatgagagtatatcaaactatactttttaggagtatatcaaaatatactttaaaggtgcgatttaagaattcattcagacctggtgcatcaaactacacctttgagactatagggataccacaaaggaaatccctatttggatggagaaacgaattggtttcagacattccatgacaacaggaatggggtgtctagtcctatagcgctatatcatactaccaatcggtctggtgaacaaaataagtactattccaacaattacttttgtaatttttgagaaatcagtgtttaaaccatagatagtcatttagtttgtcaaaagataaatactatcatgtataatcaattatactttgaaatcatgaaaataacagataggtacacatgcttcaccccaaaacagttcagaaacagtaaaagaggggaactatgtactcacctgagattgctttgagttccttgtataataaccagataatgctaaaaatcacggaatatcaacggcacctaataggtagcttatgttaatataccggaccaaatcagaaggatcggacagtacgcgggtttgaaaaccaaacgagtatggagactcgtgtaatatggtttaacaaagcctacatactaaaatgaaactaatcctaagtgcttacggtccattacgacctgtttaggtagcttatgctaccctaacgcgtcgttcgcgtagaacgcgttcggaacgcctaacattgcgaccacacggtataacctcggaaggttatagctatggtcacctaatgtgtttggtcgggtcctaatgactgaccaaatgggtcgggttcgaaagtataagcgatggtttaaatcgcttaccttacgaccctatataagcactaaactaaaagtgacgagctaagcatgttagaacatgcttaactaagtttagaaacaggtttggcatcaaaacaaacggctttgatgcccacgagtagtttggttacaaatacgcaagaatgcgcattttggccgaaactacgactcgtcactgagcctagataacgtggtaatcagtaggtatggtcactatggaccataaccatcgtgatcacgctcacgttatgaagttccatgaacttcgcatcggccataagctggtcaatgcagaaagtcaacaaaacgttgactttcggactcgaaaagcgaataaaagagcgaaagaagacttacggagggtccccgagtgctaatcaagatcaaatagctcaggtatgaaacaacggttccaacttagagccttaagatctgattttgtgatttttacactaaaggggggggggtatttataggaaaagtggaaccgttaggatcgttttatcgaatatcgtgccttgatctcgtgcgtacatgtgtccaggggttaaatacactgaacttggcccttggcccttcatttgggtgaaaaggcatcgccccttgatcgaacgaaaggccagattctgcattaaatgcaaaatcttctgtcagacatccttacgcggcccgcctacacaTTTGGgccaaccttacgcgggccgcctggcccctctgatctgcaccacttgcagaatttacatatttggcccctgttgcgtttttaagccatttccagccctttcaagacctgtaaagccatctttaaggccctataatgatgcctaaacattgtggacatgaatcatgcccaaaaatatgtcggatgtcggttcgtttggccgtacgatcgcgatgttcgcttaattacgacggaatgcgcataagcgcgaaagacgatccaaatgacgcgacaaatggatttttctcatgccaaacactaaggcataatataaggatgcttacataaatttttggatgtccggatgtattcagaacgtgagttatgcgcgaaagtgcaaacttatgcactttttgacacttttagtccctgaatgatccaaaagtttgttttagcataccaaacccctcaaagcctatttctaagctatgtaaaggatatatatggtatgtttaacttatggacatgttccggaatgttcgttacagttcaaattggcatactttcgcagtttgtcaagtttagtccctgtaagcgaattaacttgtttttgccataccaaagccttcaaaacttatttctaagttatgtaaaggttatttaaggtatgttaagtgtatgatggtctcccggagtatttgtcgcattaaactgagtacgtttatgcaccagtttgcgtataattctccagaaagcgttgtagagtatgaaattgaacaagaattgatatgtgcaaagcatacacatatttatacaaatcccaagtatgaaatacaatatttccttggtttggcatttgtttgatggttgaagtgacacaggtgtcacagtctcccctactttaggaaatttcgtcccgaaatttaattctagaggaaactcgtgaggacagctgtgaaggtttcgccttataatagatccattgaacccttaggtaaaacctgggccatgttaggattcttagcgaatttgttaaccctcagagtgaattccttgaaatagtaaaacatgaaattttgaactactgattgacgaacgtttcttatgaaggcttatcataggaaaacttggtgtgtgattgagatcagaattgggggagtgtgagaataaatgacattggtcgaggtccgagacttctcccgtatcattattcttgtcactaggtcttaacacatgatgaaacttcctgtggttcctgtgcactgaattccataattatgtaggcctccataattacgtaattccttgcacagtccgcacagtccatttcataatccgtaggaaaaattacttgaataaatatgaagcgatttgactagaccaccaaaggatccttttaattcgatcaacgaacgatctttttaactagatcaacacatgatcttcttaactagaccgtcgtacgatctctttaaatagaccgcttaagggatcattttttttatcatcacatgatatttctaatcagattttcaaaatcaatctgtttaagcagacctttcaagaggtccaattatagaataatactttataacccgagggacttaactacactgttgaaatccattaagggtttaagatagtatctttggatatcccattatgaatctctcgtatgaagatatgaaagattctatgaggatttggatggatcacatacaaccacaaaacatgtaagaaaatacataagcacaaatttagttaacttgattcttt
The sequence above is drawn from the Helianthus annuus cultivar XRQ/B chromosome 12, HanXRQr2.0-SUNRISE, whole genome shotgun sequence genome and encodes:
- the LOC110895509 gene encoding aminopeptidase M1-like, with amino-acid sequence MDMAKTENWDVIVKRWGQGMVFHRFNRDIVTPFSSDEMAEQVEEFFSNRVTPLFVRILKQSIEKIQIKARWIDKIRQEESLIPRLTRGLTRTPVET